One part of the Cottoperca gobio chromosome 14, fCotGob3.1, whole genome shotgun sequence genome encodes these proteins:
- the LOC115019010 gene encoding uncharacterized protein LOC115019010 isoform X2, which translates to MGRHKYRVRRDSGLPNKRDTPVKAALNRREKYKTRYEALSEEMTVRPNNPVLTSIKPVHCKSVLRSSSLPFTENPRDKAVSPAAPATKKSGYRVSPAGHTAICMTPEPVAFKGGDIPGKEEEQSLAVTTESITCSSMESDNTCSSDDDDDDDDDDDEDCYSSASTSSSSFPSPEIFRRESYVETLTFPIKLEPGLHLHIKNSTLLDESHAEGIYMYHPPNLSDITGNSIALRLFLKRTVRSTKTENLKLRPKYIRTLSNQDVKWKTPSKLTNRRPILYKKKVWFKSPIIAETVEAKHILATKLTIYNANEPAHTSSTAEQIQPDADTFTAGEISSKEALQLTGVLQRPVKSNPEKVTFFDFIDDSERDAFFEEMRIRCVELESAPLFPLTAPKYTEPSVL; encoded by the exons ATGGGTCGACACAAGTACCGTGTCAGACGTGACAGCGGATTACCCAACAAACGAGATACACCCGTGAAAGCAGCACTGAACAGACGAGAGA AGTACAAGACGCGTTATGAAGCATTATCTGAGGAGATGACTGTCAGACCAAACAATCCAGTGTTG acaagcatTAAGCCTGTCCACTGCAAATCTGTGTTACGCTCGAGCAGCCTTCCATTTACTGAAAACCCCAGAGACAAAGCCGTCTCGCCTGCTGCGCCAGCTACTAAAAAATCTGGCTACAGAGTGTCACCAGCAGGTCACACAGCCATTTGCATGACTCCCGAGCCAGTGGCTTTTAAAGGTGGGGATATTCCAGGTAAAGAAGAAGAGCAAAGCTTGGCAGTGACTACGGAAAGCATCACGTGTTCTAGCATGGAGTCAGACAACACTTGCagctctgatgatgatgatgatgatgatgatgatgatgatgaagactgTTATTCCTCTGCCTCTACAAGTTCCAGCAGTTTTCCTTCCCCAGAGATATTCAGAAGAGAGAGCTATG TGGAAACCTTGACTTTCCCCATTAAGTTGGAGCCGGGTCTCCATCTTCACATAAAAAACTCCACCCTGCTGGATGAGAGCCACGCAGAGGGCATCTACATGTATCATCCCCCCAACCTTTCTGACATCACCGGTAATAGT ATAGCTCTACGATTGTTCCTGAAACGAACTGTGAGATCAA CCAAAACAGAGAACCTGAAGCTGAGACCAAAATACATACGGACTCTTTCAAATCAG GATGTCAAGTGGAAAACCCCATCAAAA CTCACCAACAGAAGGCCCATTTTGTACAAGAAGAAGGTATGGTTCAAAAGCCCCATCATTGCTGAGACCGTTGAAGCAAAACACATCCTAGCCACCAAATTAACTATTTACAACGCCAATGAACCGGCCCACACATCCAGCACGGCTGAGCAGATTCAGCCTGACGCAGACACATTCACAGCGGGTGAGATCAGTTCTAAAGAAGCATTACAACTGACGGGGGTGTTGCAAAGGCCTGTAAAAAGTAACCCGGAGAAAGTCACGTTCTTTGACTTTATCGATGACAGTGAGAGGGATGCGTTCTTTGAGGAGATGAGAATAAGGTGTGTCGAACTGGAAAGTGCtcctttatttcctctcacaGCTCCTAAGTACACTGAACCTTCTGTTCTGTGA
- the LOC115019010 gene encoding uncharacterized protein LOC115019010 isoform X3, producing MGRHKYRVRRDSGLPNKRDTPVKAALNRREKYKTRYEALSEEMTVRPNNPVLTSIKPVHCKSVLRSSSLPFTENPRDKAVSPAAPATKKSGYRVSPAGHTAICMTPEPVAFKGGDIPGKEEEQSLAVTTESITCSSMESDNTCSSDDDDDDDDDDDEDCYSSASTSSSSFPSPEIFRRESYVETLTFPIKLEPGLHLHIKNSTLLDESHAEGIYMYHPPNLSDITDSSTIVPETNCEINQNREPEAETKIHTDSFKSEKDVKWKTPSKLTNRRPILYKKKVWFKSPIIAETVEAKHILATKLTIYNANEPAHTSSTAEQIQPDADTFTAGEISSKEALQLTGVLQRPVKSNPEKVTFFDFIDDSERDAFFEEMRIRCVELESAPLFPLTAPKYTEPSVL from the exons ATGGGTCGACACAAGTACCGTGTCAGACGTGACAGCGGATTACCCAACAAACGAGATACACCCGTGAAAGCAGCACTGAACAGACGAGAGA AGTACAAGACGCGTTATGAAGCATTATCTGAGGAGATGACTGTCAGACCAAACAATCCAGTGTTG acaagcatTAAGCCTGTCCACTGCAAATCTGTGTTACGCTCGAGCAGCCTTCCATTTACTGAAAACCCCAGAGACAAAGCCGTCTCGCCTGCTGCGCCAGCTACTAAAAAATCTGGCTACAGAGTGTCACCAGCAGGTCACACAGCCATTTGCATGACTCCCGAGCCAGTGGCTTTTAAAGGTGGGGATATTCCAGGTAAAGAAGAAGAGCAAAGCTTGGCAGTGACTACGGAAAGCATCACGTGTTCTAGCATGGAGTCAGACAACACTTGCagctctgatgatgatgatgatgatgatgatgatgatgatgaagactgTTATTCCTCTGCCTCTACAAGTTCCAGCAGTTTTCCTTCCCCAGAGATATTCAGAAGAGAGAGCTATG TGGAAACCTTGACTTTCCCCATTAAGTTGGAGCCGGGTCTCCATCTTCACATAAAAAACTCCACCCTGCTGGATGAGAGCCACGCAGAGGGCATCTACATGTATCATCCCCCCAACCTTTCTGACATCACCG ATAGCTCTACGATTGTTCCTGAAACGAACTGTGAGATCAA CCAAAACAGAGAACCTGAAGCTGAGACCAAAATACATACGGACTCTTTCAAATCAG AGAAGGATGTCAAGTGGAAAACCCCATCAAAA CTCACCAACAGAAGGCCCATTTTGTACAAGAAGAAGGTATGGTTCAAAAGCCCCATCATTGCTGAGACCGTTGAAGCAAAACACATCCTAGCCACCAAATTAACTATTTACAACGCCAATGAACCGGCCCACACATCCAGCACGGCTGAGCAGATTCAGCCTGACGCAGACACATTCACAGCGGGTGAGATCAGTTCTAAAGAAGCATTACAACTGACGGGGGTGTTGCAAAGGCCTGTAAAAAGTAACCCGGAGAAAGTCACGTTCTTTGACTTTATCGATGACAGTGAGAGGGATGCGTTCTTTGAGGAGATGAGAATAAGGTGTGTCGAACTGGAAAGTGCtcctttatttcctctcacaGCTCCTAAGTACACTGAACCTTCTGTTCTGTGA
- the LOC115019010 gene encoding uncharacterized protein LOC115019010 isoform X1 codes for MGRHKYRVRRDSGLPNKRDTPVKAALNRREKYKTRYEALSEEMTVRPNNPVLTSIKPVHCKSVLRSSSLPFTENPRDKAVSPAAPATKKSGYRVSPAGHTAICMTPEPVAFKGGDIPGKEEEQSLAVTTESITCSSMESDNTCSSDDDDDDDDDDDEDCYSSASTSSSSFPSPEIFRRESYVETLTFPIKLEPGLHLHIKNSTLLDESHAEGIYMYHPPNLSDITGNNSSTIVPETNCEINQNREPEAETKIHTDSFKSEKDVKWKTPSKLTNRRPILYKKKVWFKSPIIAETVEAKHILATKLTIYNANEPAHTSSTAEQIQPDADTFTAGEISSKEALQLTGVLQRPVKSNPEKVTFFDFIDDSERDAFFEEMRIRCVELESAPLFPLTAPKYTEPSVL; via the exons ATGGGTCGACACAAGTACCGTGTCAGACGTGACAGCGGATTACCCAACAAACGAGATACACCCGTGAAAGCAGCACTGAACAGACGAGAGA AGTACAAGACGCGTTATGAAGCATTATCTGAGGAGATGACTGTCAGACCAAACAATCCAGTGTTG acaagcatTAAGCCTGTCCACTGCAAATCTGTGTTACGCTCGAGCAGCCTTCCATTTACTGAAAACCCCAGAGACAAAGCCGTCTCGCCTGCTGCGCCAGCTACTAAAAAATCTGGCTACAGAGTGTCACCAGCAGGTCACACAGCCATTTGCATGACTCCCGAGCCAGTGGCTTTTAAAGGTGGGGATATTCCAGGTAAAGAAGAAGAGCAAAGCTTGGCAGTGACTACGGAAAGCATCACGTGTTCTAGCATGGAGTCAGACAACACTTGCagctctgatgatgatgatgatgatgatgatgatgatgatgaagactgTTATTCCTCTGCCTCTACAAGTTCCAGCAGTTTTCCTTCCCCAGAGATATTCAGAAGAGAGAGCTATG TGGAAACCTTGACTTTCCCCATTAAGTTGGAGCCGGGTCTCCATCTTCACATAAAAAACTCCACCCTGCTGGATGAGAGCCACGCAGAGGGCATCTACATGTATCATCCCCCCAACCTTTCTGACATCACCGGTAATA ATAGCTCTACGATTGTTCCTGAAACGAACTGTGAGATCAA CCAAAACAGAGAACCTGAAGCTGAGACCAAAATACATACGGACTCTTTCAAATCAG AGAAGGATGTCAAGTGGAAAACCCCATCAAAA CTCACCAACAGAAGGCCCATTTTGTACAAGAAGAAGGTATGGTTCAAAAGCCCCATCATTGCTGAGACCGTTGAAGCAAAACACATCCTAGCCACCAAATTAACTATTTACAACGCCAATGAACCGGCCCACACATCCAGCACGGCTGAGCAGATTCAGCCTGACGCAGACACATTCACAGCGGGTGAGATCAGTTCTAAAGAAGCATTACAACTGACGGGGGTGTTGCAAAGGCCTGTAAAAAGTAACCCGGAGAAAGTCACGTTCTTTGACTTTATCGATGACAGTGAGAGGGATGCGTTCTTTGAGGAGATGAGAATAAGGTGTGTCGAACTGGAAAGTGCtcctttatttcctctcacaGCTCCTAAGTACACTGAACCTTCTGTTCTGTGA
- the LOC115019010 gene encoding uncharacterized protein LOC115019010 isoform X4: MGRHKYRVRRDSGLPNKRDTPVKAALNRREKYKTRYEALSEEMTVRPNNPVLTSIKPVHCKSVLRSSSLPFTENPRDKAVSPAAPATKKSGYRVSPAGHTAICMTPEPVAFKGGDIPGKEEEQSLAVTTESITCSSMESDNTCSSDDDDDDDDDDDEDCYSSASTSSSSFPSPEIFRRESYVETLTFPIKLEPGLHLHIKNSTLLDESHAEGIYMYHPPNLSDITDSSTIVPETNCEINQNREPEAETKIHTDSFKSGCQVENPIKTHQQKAHFVQEEGMVQKPHHC; encoded by the exons ATGGGTCGACACAAGTACCGTGTCAGACGTGACAGCGGATTACCCAACAAACGAGATACACCCGTGAAAGCAGCACTGAACAGACGAGAGA AGTACAAGACGCGTTATGAAGCATTATCTGAGGAGATGACTGTCAGACCAAACAATCCAGTGTTG acaagcatTAAGCCTGTCCACTGCAAATCTGTGTTACGCTCGAGCAGCCTTCCATTTACTGAAAACCCCAGAGACAAAGCCGTCTCGCCTGCTGCGCCAGCTACTAAAAAATCTGGCTACAGAGTGTCACCAGCAGGTCACACAGCCATTTGCATGACTCCCGAGCCAGTGGCTTTTAAAGGTGGGGATATTCCAGGTAAAGAAGAAGAGCAAAGCTTGGCAGTGACTACGGAAAGCATCACGTGTTCTAGCATGGAGTCAGACAACACTTGCagctctgatgatgatgatgatgatgatgatgatgatgatgaagactgTTATTCCTCTGCCTCTACAAGTTCCAGCAGTTTTCCTTCCCCAGAGATATTCAGAAGAGAGAGCTATG TGGAAACCTTGACTTTCCCCATTAAGTTGGAGCCGGGTCTCCATCTTCACATAAAAAACTCCACCCTGCTGGATGAGAGCCACGCAGAGGGCATCTACATGTATCATCCCCCCAACCTTTCTGACATCACCG ATAGCTCTACGATTGTTCCTGAAACGAACTGTGAGATCAA CCAAAACAGAGAACCTGAAGCTGAGACCAAAATACATACGGACTCTTTCAAATCAG GATGTCAAGTGGAAAACCCCATCAAAA CTCACCAACAGAAGGCCCATTTTGTACAAGAAGAAGGTATGGTTCAAAAGCCCCATCATTGCTGA
- the acsl6 gene encoding long-chain-fatty-acid--CoA ligase 6: MLAFVLVSGSLWIILELSSTLMEKMQAQDIMSGLRIPEMDELGQFFRSLPTSTLVGIGALTAVLAYWLATRPRPIKSPCSLLHQSEEVLQEDGGRRSMLGDGSKLLTHYHDDARTMYEVFQRGLHISGDGPCLGSRLPNQPYKWISYKEVTARAEYLGSGLLHQGCQPNPNQFIGVFAQNRPEWIISELACYTYSMVVVPLYDTLGPDAIRFIINTADISTVICDKVDKAQVLLDNVERKETLGLRRIILMDDFDSALIEHGKSCGVHVQAMQEVEALGREHHRKPIPPAPDDLSIVCFTSGTTGNPKGVMLTHGNVVADFSGFLKVTDKVICPNQDDCLISFLPLAHMFERLIESVVYCHGGRIGFYQGDIRLLPDDMKALRPTIFPVVPRLLNRMYDKIFSQANSPLKRWLLNFAAKRKGAEVSSGIIRSDSFWDKIFFSKIQASLGGRLRMIITGAAPTSPCVLGFLRAALGCQVYEAYGQTECTAGCTFTTPGDWTPGHVGAPLPCNLIKLLDVPEKNYFASKGEGEVCVKGPNVFKGYLKDPERTAETLDADGWLHTGDIGKWLPNGTLKIIDRKKHIFKLAQGEYISPEKIENIYIRSEPVAQLYIHGDSLQSCLVGIVVPDPEVMPEWAKKKGILGTYKDLCKNTELKKAVLEDLVRLGKASGLHSFEQVKNIYIHSEMFSIGNGLLTPTLKAKRPELKEFFKEKIERLYSSISM; encoded by the exons ATGCTCGCATTCGTTTTGGTGTCTGGCTCGCTCTGGATTATATTAG AGCTGAGTTCCACCCTGATGGAGAAGATGCAGGCCCAGGATATAATGAGCGGCCTGAGGATACCGGAGATGGACGAGCTGGGACAGTTCTTTCGCTCCTTGCCGACCTCCACGCTGGTGGGGATCGGCGCTCTGACTGCCGTGCTGGCGTACTGGTTGGCTACCAGACCCCGCCCCATCAAATCACCCTGCAGCCTGCTGCACCAGTCCGAGGAGGTGCTG CAGGAAGATGGAGGTCGCAGGTCCATGTTGGGTGACGGCTCCAAGCTGCTGACTCATTACCATGATGACGCAAGGACCATGTACGAGGTCTTCCAGAGAGGCCTCCACATATCTG GTGATGGACCTTGTTTAGGCTCGCGGCTCCCTAACCAGCCTTACAAATGGATATCCTACAAAGAG GTGACGGCCCGAGCTGAGTATCTGGGTTCAGGTCTTCTGCACCAGGGCTGCCAGCCCAACCCCAACCAATTCATAGGAGTGTTTGCCCAGAATAGGCCAGAG TGGATCATCTCAGAGCTAGCATGCTACACCTACTCCATGGTGGTGGTTCCCCTTTATGACACACTGGGCCCAGACGCCATACGGTTCATCATTAATACTG CTGATATCTCCACGGTCATCTGTGATAAAGTAGATAAAGCTCAGGTGCTTCTGGATAACGTGGAGCGGAAGGAGACACTGGGCCTGCGAAGAATCATCCTGATGGATGACTTTGACTCCGCCCTCATTGAACACGGCAAGAGCTGCGGCGTCCACGTGCAGGCCATGCAGGAAGTCGAG gCTCTGGGCAGAGAGCACCACAGAAAACCTATA CCACCAGCACCAGACGACCTTTCCATTGTGTGTTTCACCAGTGGAACCACAG GAAACCCAAAGGGAGTCATGCTCACACATGGGAACGTGGTGGCAGATTTCTCAGGATTCCTCAAAGTAACAGAC AAAGTCATTTGTCCCAACCAAGATGATTGCCTCATTTCCTTCCTGCCACTGGCTCACATGTTCGAGAGGCTCATTGAG TCTGTGGTGTACTGCCATGGAGGACGGATCGGGTTCTATCAGGGCGATATCCGCCTCCTCCCAGATGACATGAAGGCCTTGCGGCCGACCATTTTCCCTGTGGTGCCTCGACTGCTAAACCGCATGTACGACAAG ATCTTCAGCCAGGCTAACAGCCCGTTGAAGCGCTGGCTGCTCAACTTTGCTGCCAAGAGAAAAGGTGCTGAAGTCAGCAGCGGGATCATTCGCAGTGACAGCTTCTGGGACAAAATCTTCTTCAGTAAGATTCAG GCCAGCCTCGGAGGAAGACTGAGGATGATTATAACAGGAGCAGCTCCTACCTCACCATGTGTCCTGGGATTTCTCAGAGCAGCACTGGGATgccag GTGTACGAGGCGTACGGCCAGACAGAGTGCACAGCTGGCTGCACCTTCACCACACCCGGAGACTGGACCCCAG GTCATGTCGGGGCCCCGCTGCCATGTAACCTCATCAAACTCTTGGATGTTCCTGAGAAGAACTACTTTGCCTctaagggagagggagag GTTTGTGTGAAGGGACCAAACGTGTTTAAGGGCTACCTCAAAGACCCGGAGAGGACGGCCGAGACGCTGGACGCAGACGGCTGGCTTCACACCGGGGACATTGGCAAATGGTTGCCT AACGGCACACTGAAGATCATTGACAGGAAGAAACACATATTCAAGTTGGCGCAGGGCGAGTACATCTCCCCTGAGAAGATCGAGAACATCTATATTAGGAGCGAACCTGTGGCACAGCTCTATATTCATGGAGATAGCCTGCAG TCCTGTTTGGTGGGAATTGTGGTTCCTGACCCTGAAGTCATGCCTGAATGGGCCAAGAAAAAAGGCATATTAGGCACCTACAAGGACCTCTGTAAAAACACG GAAttaaagaaggcagtccttgaggaTTTGGTGCGTCTGGGTAAGGCCAGTGGCCTCCACTCTTTTGAGCAG GTGAAGAACATCTACATCCACAGTGAGATGTTCTCCATCGGAAACGGCCTCTTGACTCCGACGCTAAAGGCCAAGAGACCGGAGCTGAAGGAGTTCTTCAAGGAGAAGATCGAGCGGCTCTATAGCAGCATCTCCATGTAA